The Candidatus Gracilibacteria bacterium genome has a window encoding:
- the glyA gene encoding serine hydroxymethyltransferase, whose translation MFSNLPLNITDPAIFATIEGEFLRENEGMELIASENYTSPAVQEALGSVFVNKYAEGFPGKRYYGGQEFTDEMETMTIERAKKLFHADHANVQALSGAAANVCIYNAVLEPGDTILGMDLSHGGHLTHGSPVTLMSKVYNFVRYKTNAANNHFMDYDNLREMALTHKPKLIIAGYSAHPRELDYEKFVAIGKEVGAIMMADVSHFGGLIAAGVMKNPLDYGFHIMMTTTHKTLRGPRGALILSKGIVSNPLKAPEPTMENIPTRIDRSVFPGVQGGPHMNQVAAIAVALHEADTDEFREYGARVLRNNHVLAETLVSRGYKLVTGGTDNNIIVIDFSGTDMDGKKSELTLDAIGISTSKSTIPDDPNPPFRPSGLRLGLPAMTTRGIREADAEQIGDFIDRALKNADNEEVLRALREEVRTFCRRFPVVRARN comes from the coding sequence ATGTTCTCCAATCTCCCGCTCAATATCACCGACCCTGCTATTTTTGCAACGATAGAAGGCGAATTCCTCCGTGAAAATGAAGGAATGGAACTCATCGCATCAGAAAATTATACTTCTCCTGCTGTCCAGGAGGCACTTGGCAGCGTCTTTGTCAACAAATATGCTGAAGGATTTCCAGGTAAACGCTATTATGGTGGGCAGGAATTTACTGACGAGATGGAAACGATGACAATAGAGCGAGCAAAGAAACTCTTTCATGCTGATCATGCCAATGTTCAGGCCCTCTCTGGGGCAGCAGCGAATGTTTGCATCTATAATGCTGTTCTCGAACCAGGTGACACTATTCTCGGGATGGATCTCTCTCACGGCGGACATCTGACCCACGGAAGCCCCGTGACACTGATGAGCAAAGTGTATAATTTTGTCCGATATAAAACCAATGCTGCCAATAATCATTTTATGGATTATGATAATCTCCGAGAGATGGCACTCACACATAAACCAAAACTGATTATCGCTGGCTACTCAGCTCATCCTCGAGAACTTGATTATGAGAAATTTGTCGCTATTGGAAAAGAAGTCGGAGCCATTATGATGGCGGATGTATCTCACTTTGGAGGACTGATCGCAGCTGGTGTGATGAAAAATCCTCTTGATTATGGTTTTCACATTATGATGACCACGACTCACAAGACACTTCGTGGACCTCGTGGTGCGCTTATCCTCAGTAAAGGAATTGTGAGTAACCCTCTCAAAGCACCAGAACCAACGATGGAAAATATCCCAACTCGTATCGATCGTTCTGTCTTCCCCGGTGTGCAATGATGACCACATATGAACCAAGTTGCCGCTATCGCGGTAGCTCTTCATGAAGCCGATACAGATGAATTCCGAGAATATGGTGCACGAGTCCTCCGAAATAATCACGTTCTTGCTGAAACACTTGTTTCTCGTGGCTACAAGCTCGTGACTGGCGGCACAGATAATAATATTATTGTGATAGATTTTTCTGGTACAGATATGGATGGAAAAAAATCCGAACTTACTCTCGATGCTATCGGGATTTCGACTTCGAAATCGACGATTCCCGATGATCCAAATCCACCGTTCCGACCATCAGGACTCCGTCTCGGTCTCCCTGCTATGACAACTCGTGGTATCCGTGAAGCAGATGCAGAACAAATCGGAGACTTCATCGACCGAGCACTCAAAAATGCTGATAATGAAGAAGTGTTGAGGGCGCTTCGCGAGGAAGTGAGAACATTTTGTAGGAGGTTCCCGGTAGTGAGAGCTAGAAATTAG
- a CDS encoding phage holin family protein — MRFILSLLLSAFAVFVTAYLVPGVYVDGLMTALIVAVVLAVLNATLGLFLKFIMAPLNWLTLGLVSLVINIFMVRVTDSFMFGFATNGFWAAAVFALVLAIIQSFIGIKK, encoded by the coding sequence ATGCGTTTTATTCTTTCTCTTCTCCTCTCTGCTTTTGCAGTTTTTGTAACGGCATATCTTGTGCCAGGAGTCTACGTCGATGGACTTATGACAGCACTTATCGTCGCAGTTGTTTTAGCCGTGCTCAATGCGACATTGGGGCTATTTCTCAAATTTATCATGGCACCACTCAACTGGCTCACACTCGGACTCGTCTCTCTAGTTATTAATATCTTTATGGTTCGCGTGACGGATAGTTTTATGTTCGGTTTTGCAACCAATGGATTCTGGGCTGCAGCAGTTTTCGCTCTGGTTCTCGCTATTATTCAATCATTTATTGGAATTAAGAAGTAA
- a CDS encoding polyribonucleotide nucleotidyltransferase, producing the protein MISGLRDRDIASVTPVTKSYTIAGKTYTFETGKFALLTDGAVTIADEAGHLLLVTAGVTRTGKPGADWFPLSVDYQERYYSTGHIGGGRFNKRESRPSTTAILTSRLIDRPIRPMFPKGTTNEVQIIPTIYSATGKQDFGIWGVLGASIALQLAGVHQFEGPVSGVRIAVMADGGIIFDPTFEEVNSALYELVVAGTEGMITMVEMGGKEASEDMVVKGFEYAQKVLAELAAAQKDFVALVNAKYPITKIDLEVKTGIAGLEEKVFAQLSPEKIEALYDIGKIDFHHKLEELDAEVKTALGYTEDTEELNGKEIEELIYKYVKKIMRKNVIESGRRLDGRKADEVRPINCEVGILPRTHGSGHFRRGVTSVLSIATLGGPLDNELVEGMYPEYERRYMHHYNFPPYSVGEVRMMRGVGRREVGHGNLAEKALTPVLPSQEQFGYTVRVVSEVHTCNGSSSMGSICGSTLALMDAGVPISAPVAGIAMGMIFDDTTGKYVILSDIQAQEDFLGDLDFKVAGTRAGITALQMDTKIAGLTLAIVKEIFTQAKSSREVIMQGMLKSIETPRPEVSPLAPALISMKIDPEKIGMVIGKGGETIQAMQKDFGVEISIADDGMVVITGLSKEGGEGAKRAIENIVREIEVGQEFEGDVVKILEGVGAIVNIGGGKSGMIHISKLSDKRVERVEDVVRVGDVVKVRVYQVDNDKGRIGLQKI; encoded by the coding sequence ATGATTTCAGGCCTCCGTGATCGCGATATCGCGAGTGTCACTCCTGTGACCAAATCTTACACTATTGCTGGTAAGACCTATACGTTTGAAACTGGGAAATTTGCCCTCCTCACTGATGGTGCCGTCACTATCGCTGATGAAGCGGGTCATCTCCTCCTCGTCACCGCTGGTGTCACCAGAACCGGAAAACCAGGTGCTGACTGGTTCCCTCTTTCTGTCGATTACCAAGAGCGTTACTATTCTACCGGTCATATCGGTGGTGGACGTTTTAATAAGCGTGAATCACGACCAAGTACGACCGCCATTCTCACTTCTCGACTGATTGATCGACCAATTCGTCCGATGTTTCCAAAAGGAACGACGAATGAAGTCCAGATCATTCCAACGATTTATTCTGCGACTGGGAAACAAGACTTTGGTATCTGGGGCGTTCTCGGAGCCAGTATTGCTCTCCAGCTCGCGGGTGTTCATCAGTTTGAAGGGCCAGTTTCTGGAGTTCGAATTGCTGTGATGGCTGATGGTGGAATCATCTTTGATCCGACTTTTGAAGAAGTAAATAGCGCTCTCTATGAGCTCGTCGTGGCTGGTACAGAAGGTATGATCACGATGGTAGAAATGGGCGGGAAAGAAGCCAGTGAAGATATGGTGGTGAAATGATTTGAATACGCTCAAAAAGTACTCGCTGAACTCGCAGCTGCTCAAAAAGATTTCGTCGCTCTCGTCAATGCAAAATATCCTATTACAAAAATCGATCTTGAAGTCAAAACCGGTATCGCTGGTCTCGAAGAAAAAGTCTTTGCCCAACTCTCGCCAGAAAAAATCGAAGCTCTCTATGACATCGGTAAAATCGACTTTCATCATAAACTCGAAGAACTCGATGCAGAAGTCAAAACGGCTCTCGGCTATACAGAAGATACTGAAGAACTTAATGGAAAGGAAATCGAAGAACTGATCTACAAGTATGTGAAAAAGATTATGCGAAAAAATGTCATCGAATCAGGTCGTCGTCTCGATGGTCGAAAGGCCGACGAAGTACGTCCTATCAATTGTGAAGTCGGGATTCTTCCTCGAACACATGGTTCTGGTCATTTCCGACGTGGTGTCACCTCTGTCCTCTCTATCGCTACTCTCGGTGGACCACTCGATAATGAGCTCGTCGAAGGTATGTATCCAGAATACGAGCGTCGCTATATGCATCATTATAATTTCCCTCCATACTCAGTCGGAGAAGTCCGTATGATGCGAGGCGTAGGTCGTCGTGAAGTCGGTCATGGAAATCTCGCTGAAAAAGCACTGACACCTGTCCTCCCATCTCAAGAACAATTTGGGTATACCGTCCGTGTCGTCTCAGAAGTTCATACGTGTAATGGAAGTAGCTCAATGGGTTCTATCTGCGGATCGACACTCGCCCTTATGGATGCTGGTGTCCCTATCTCAGCCCCTGTCGCTGGTATCGCAATGGGTATGATATTTGATGATACAACCGGTAAATATGTGATTCTCTCAGATATCCAGGCACAAGAAGATTTCCTCGGAGACCTCGATTTCAAGGTCGCAGGAACTCGTGCAGGTATCACTGCTCTACAAATGGATACAAAGATTGCTGGTCTCACACTCGCTATTGTCAAAGAGATTTTTACACAAGCAAAAAGTAGCCGTGAAGTCATCATGCAAGGAATGCTCAAGTCTATCGAGACACCTCGCCCAGAAGTCTCTCCTCTCGCTCCAGCACTTATCTCTATGAAGATAGATCCAGAGAAGATCGGTATGGTCATCGGTAAAGGTGGTGAAACTATCCAAGCCATGCAAAAAGATTTCGGTGTAGAGATCTCTATCGCAGATGATGGAATGGTCGTCATCACTGGACTCAGTAAAGAAGGTGGTGAAGGTGCGAAACGAGCGATTGAAAATATCGTCCGCGAAATCGAGGTCGGTCAAGAATTCGAAGGTGATGTCGTGAAAATCCTCGAAGGTGTGGGAGCTATCGTCAATATCGGTGGAGGAAAATCTGGTATGATCCATATCAGCAAACTCTCTGATAAACGTGTAGAACGCGTGGAGGATGTCGTCCGCGTAGGAGATGTCGTCAAAGTCCGCGTGTACCAAGTCGATAATGACAAAGGAAGGATTGGGTTGCAGAAAATCTAA
- a CDS encoding L,D-transpeptidase: protein MRRYFYSGILVVLSIVSISVYADEWLDLADDLQQHIGADIITPEIQLQMDKKLAEAYACIDAKGVCLAQDEKASIRETLTQLEDISEYYALKDYHTSILGYVVGKADLLRAMSQEDVPPMGPVVTDIILSTYYQHVYKTYQRILGREQEKQRKKEEGALKYVPEGIVVPKAPESDTNQAIVIDLSDQRLYAYEGGELIYTTPITSGMRGYSTVQGDFSVTHKQKNRVLNSPFKGVKYRLHVDYWIEFYPKYGIHDACNSKSCWRKEFGGPDYVTRGSHGCVNTPYDAVKWLYEWSLEGTAVRVQK, encoded by the coding sequence ATGCGAAGATATTTTTATTCTTGAATTCTTGTTGTTTTGAGCATTGTATCTATCAGTGTGTATGCTGATGAATGGCTCGATCTGGCTGATGATCTCCAGCAACATATTTGAGCGGATATTATCACACCAGAGATACAGCTTCAGATGGATAAAAAGCTTGCAGAAGCGTATGCCTGTATTGATGCAAAAGGAGTTTGTTTGGCGCAGGATGAAAAGGCGTCGATTCGGGAAACGCTCACGCAACTCGAGGATATCTCTGAATATTATGCCCTGAAGGACTATCATACTTCTATTCTATGATATGTCGTTGGGAAAGCAGACCTTTTACGTGCTATGTCGCAGGAAGACGTACCACCGATGGGTCCTGTCGTGACTGATATCATCTTATCGACCTATTATCAGCATGTTTATAAGACCTATCAGAGAATATTGGGGCGTGAACAGGAGAAACAACGAAAAAAAGAAGAAGGAGCTCTGAAATATGTCCCAGAAGGTATCGTTGTCCCCAAAGCACCAGAATCAGACACGAATCAGGCCATAGTGATAGATTTGAGCGATCAGCGTCTCTATGCTTATGAGGGAGGGGAATTGATCTATACGACGCCTATCACATCAGGTATGCGATGATATAGTACCGTTCAGGGGGATTTTTCTGTAACGCATAAGCAAAAAAATAGAGTCCTCAATTCTCCATTTAAAGGTGTGAAATACAGACTTCATGTTGATTATTGGATAGAATTTTATCCAAAATATGGCATTCACGATGCCTGTAATTCTAAGAGTTGCTGGAGAAAAGAATTTGGTGGACCTGACTATGTCACCAGGGGAAGTCATGGATGCGTAAATACTCCCTATGATGCTGTGAAATGGTTGTATGAATGGAGTCTTGAAGGTACAGCTGTACGGGTTCAAAAATAA
- the pth gene encoding aminoacyl-tRNA hydrolase encodes MHLIVGLGNPGYTYRETRHNIGFLFLDALKDALGIKNDWQSGYKGVYATGVLEGQKVILLKPLTYMNLSGQSVLACAQFYKIPLKNIIIISDDIDMAFGKIRYRATGNAGGHNGIASLIESLGTKDIQRIKIGIDRHPKMDPTDWVLSKFTKDEKEKLGEVFNNALEKLGDVISSPE; translated from the coding sequence ATGCATCTTATCGTCTGACTCTGAAATCCTGGTTATACATATAGAGAAACTCGTCATAATATCGGGTTTCTTTTTTTGGATGCCCTCAAAGATGCTCTCTGAATCAAAAATGATTGGCAATCTGGCTACAAATGAGTCTATGCCACTGGCGTTTTGGAATGACAAAAAGTCATCCTCTTGAAGCCACTCACCTATATGAATCTCTCAGGTCAAAGCGTTCTTGCGTGTGCTCAATTTTATAAAATACCTCTAAAAAATATCATCATTATCTCCGATGATATCGATATGGCCTTTGGTAAAATCCGTTATCGAGCAACCGGAAATGCATGAGGGCATAATGGTATTGCCTCTTTAATTGAATCATTGTGAACCAAAGATATTCAGAGAATCAAGATCGGCATTGATCGCCATCCAAAGATGGACCCAACAGATTGGGTACTTTCAAAATTTACAAAAGATGAAAAAGAGAAGCTCTGAGAAGTTTTTAATAATGCTCTTGAGAAGCTTGGTGATGTAATATCATCACCCGAGTAG
- a CDS encoding KH domain-containing protein: MAENFIRFCISHIVSQPEAVSLEVREDEDATRYQLTVHTDDMKRVIGRSGKTIRALQSLVRVIGIKQSKKLFLNLVEPCSPQ, from the coding sequence ATGGCAGAAAATTTTATACGTTTTTGTATCTCTCATATTGTCTCTCAACCCGAAGCCGTCTCTCTCGAAGTCCGAGAAGACGAAGATGCTACACGCTATCAGCTCACCGTACACACGGACGATATGAAGCGTGTGATAGGTCGTAGCTGAAAAACAATTCGGGCTCTGCAATCACTCGTCCGCGTTATATGAATCAAACAAAGTAAGAAATTATTTCTAAACCTTGTCGAACCATGTTCACCTCAATAG
- the rpsP gene encoding 30S ribosomal protein S16 has translation MLMIRFSRAGRKRAPHYRIVVTEHTKPAKCGEIEVIGWYDPRSKKYELDMESVRKRVSLGAQMSESFARLLKKNSLSV, from the coding sequence ATGTTAATGATTCGTTTTTCACGAGCAGGTCGAAAGAGAGCACCTCACTACCGCATCGTCGTCACAGAACACACAAAGCCAGCTAAATGCGGCGAAATCGAGGTAATCGGTTGGTACGATCCTCGTTCTAAAAAGTACGAGCTTGATATGGAAAGTGTCCGAAAGAGGGTGTCTCTTGGAGCTCAAATGTCAGAATCTTTTGCACGACTATTAAAGAAAAATTCTCTCTCAGTATAA
- a CDS encoding dCMP deaminase family protein: MSTEKSRISWDQYFMGLALLSAQRSKDARTKIGACVVDAHNRIIGIGYNGFPRGCPDDEFPNAGRFDEGGNPLPLQDTKLAYVVHAEANAILNSMGRDMQGATLYCAMPPCNECAKLIIQVGIKRVVYLPSPTYENDEKFLISKKMFHVAGVICEAYSGSTETLHLTFDDQNDAYVNRGQCGCGCGD, encoded by the coding sequence ATGTCCACCGAAAAAAGTCGTATATCTTGGGACCAGTATTTTATGGGTCTTGCCCTCCTCTCTGCGCAGAGGAGTAAAGACGCACGTACCAAGATAGGTGCTTGTGTTGTCGATGCGCATAATCGTATCATTGGTATCGGATACAACGGTTTTCCTCGCGGGTGTCCAGATGATGAATTTCCAAATGCTGGACGATTTGATGAAGGAGGAAATCCTCTTCCCCTTCAAGATACCAAGCTGGCGTATGTCGTCCATGCGGAAGCCAATGCTATTCTCAATTCTATGGGACGAGATATGCAGTGAGCGACGCTCTACTGTGCGATGCCACCCTGTAATGAATGTGCGAAACTGATTATTCAGGTTGGTATCAAACGTGTCGTCTATCTTCCAAGTCCGACCTATGAAAATGACGAGAAGTTCCTCATATCAAAAAAAATGTTTCATGTCGCCGGTGTTATATGTGAAGCATATAGTGGGTCAACGGAAACACTTCATCTCACATTCGATGATCAAAATGATGCGTATGTAAATCGGGGACAGTGTGGTTGCGGATGTGGAGATTAG
- a CDS encoding YerC/YecD family TrpR-related protein — MKIVKKKTSEFKKLSRAFIGLKNEEEVFALLRDICTLSEMSAMAERLDVAEQVEKGVTYRMIAKNTGASTATITRVAHWLHHGMGGYHSVLARTKTG, encoded by the coding sequence ATGAAAATTGTGAAGAAAAAAACATCTGAATTTAAAAAACTTTCTCGAGCTTTTATAGGGCTCAAAAATGAGGAAGAAGTCTTTGCGCTCTTGCGGGATATCTGTACTCTCAGTGAAATGTCGGCAATGGCTGAACGCCTTGATGTCGCTGAACAAGTAGAGAAATGAGTTACGTATAGGATGATTGCAAAAAATACCGGTGCCAGTACTGCTACCATCACTCGTGTTGCCCATTGGCTTCATCACGGAATGGGTGGTTATCATAGCGTCCTCGCACGCACAAAAACTTGATAA
- the hisG gene encoding ATP phosphoribosyltransferase → MKSTIFGVPSGSLQTKTIALLAKSGIIQTTELGRTYEIQTEYDNLIIRILDRRDMPRDITDGIADFGITGSDYYEESGYNTLKNLGAIVYSRASNAPTRLVLAGPDGRFSSREDVKGTPIYTELPNLTRKQLTSECGFLDSDILIRPSNGKTETAGAFRGAAFTDITETGNTLRANGMKILATIFVSSPTIYARPESWKNPDSRRIIEDVSCLLWDTLKQENAPQVMVEMNVPRAQLEEVCRIIPSDVSPTILPEQNPVWVVVKTLMSRRKFINIVGNLTRLGVRGIVSSELQSVVTTSNT, encoded by the coding sequence ATGAAATCAACTATTTTTGGAGTTCCCTCAGGGAGTCTCCAAACAAAAACAATCGCATTACTCGCAAAATCTGGGATTATCCAGACGACAGAGCTGTGACGAACATACGAAATTCAGACAGAGTATGATAATCTCATTATCCGTATACTGGATCGTCGTGATATGCCGAGAGATATTACTGATGGAATTGCTGATTTTGGTATTACTGGTTCTGATTATTATGAGGAATCCGGGTATAATACTCTTAAAAATCTTTGAGCTATCGTATATTCTCGTGCGAGTAATGCCCCCACCAGATTAGTTCTTGCTGGCCCTGATGGTAGATTTTCCTCACGAGAAGATGTAAAATGAACACCGATTTATACAGAACTCCCAAATCTCACACGAAAACAACTCACGAGTGAGTGTGGTTTTCTTGACTCTGATATCTTGATTCGTCCTTCGAATGGTAAGACTGAGACTGCTGGTGCGTTCCGGTGAGCGGCATTTACTGATATCACGGAAACTGGTAACACACTTCGTGCCAATGGGATGAAAATATTGGCAACGATTTTTGTATCTTCGCCAACTATTTATGCCCGTCCAGAGAGCTGGAAAAATCCAGACTCTCGTCGCATTATAGAGGATGTTTCTTGTCTTCTCTGGGATACCTTGAAGCAAGAAAATGCACCACAGGTGATGGTTGAGATGAATGTGCCCCGTGCACAACTCGAAGAAGTCTGTCGGATTATTCCTTCTGATGTATCACCGACAATACTTCCAGAACAAAACCCAGTATGGGTCGTGGTAAAGACTCTGATGAGCAGGAGGAAATTCATCAATATCGTTGGTAACTTAACACGTCTCGGAGTTCGTGGAATCGTATCTTCGGAATTACAATCGGTAGTTACTACTTCTAACACCTAA
- a CDS encoding phosphoribosyl-AMP cyclohydrolase — translation MISNKQDLFVETQEQGILRMSSTGDDGMYDTSLESALKILQTQKERLRAADFPDDQMWRMLLEKPSYLCLFVDETSKVSKCIDAIVRQKIDTIFTDSQTSKILLNCNQDVLLILQTSSQGVSYSWQIFSQEDLSELQPQKMYPVAINNSLTNAPLFLASVTDDTLRMSMETGNLILWSKSRNKLWIKGDTSGDYLRLRELMWDPEKKVFFAKVFPETGGVCHEKVDAEGNLDTNGTAASTCFRRVLFERETTSSKYQ, via the coding sequence ATGATATCAAATAAACAAGACCTTTTTGTAGAGACGCAAGAACAAGGAATTCTTCGAATGTCCTCTACTGGCGATGACGGTATGTATGATACTTCTCTGGAGTCAGCACTGAAAATACTTCAAACTCAAAAAGAGAGACTTCGAGCAGCGGATTTTCCTGATGACCAAATGTGGAGAATGCTTCTTGAGAAGCCATCATACCTTTGTCTCTTTGTGGATGAAACCAGTAAAGTGTCCAAATGTATCGATGCTATTGTTCGTCAAAAAATTGACACAATATTTACTGATTCACAAACCAGCAAAATTCTCCTTAATTGTAATCAGGATGTACTTCTGATACTGCAGACATCGTCGCAAGGTGTTTCATACTCCTGGCAGATATTTTCTCAGGAAGATTTGTCCGAATTACAACCACAGAAGATGTACCCTGTAGCTATCAATAATAGTCTCACAAACGCACCATTATTTCTCGCTTCAGTCACGGATGATACTCTTCGTATGAGCATGGAGACAGGAAATCTCATTCTCTGGAGTAAGTCGAGAAACAAGCTCTGGATAAAGTGAGATACGAGTGGTGATTATCTCCGTCTTCGTGAACTTATGTGGGATCCTGAGAAAAAGGTATTTTTTGCTAAAGTATTTCCTGAAACATGATGAGTGTGCCACGAAAAAGTCGATGCGGAAGGAAATCTCGATACAAATGGTACTGCGGCGAGCACCTGTTTTCGAAGGGTGCTTTTTGAGAGGGAAACTACTTCTTCAAAATATCAATAA
- a CDS encoding GTP-binding protein — MIHRMQIRNFGIIAHIDHGKSTLADRMLELTGTKEKREMKNAQMLDTMDIEQERGITIKLTPVRMAWKGYELNLIDTPGHVDFQYEVSRSLASVEGVVLVVDATQGIEAQTLSNLYMAIEHNLVIIPVLNKIDLPSADIPRVTREIISLIGCKEADIICVSAKVGTNVDQVLDAVIERIPEPRKINRNAEIVSCPPVKGGAEGGGLDLVPDSVKLGLIFDSQYDSYRGVVIYIKLFSGEIKRGDRITLMSTDTVVDILEVGCFKPEYSPLPSLKSGEIGYIVTGIKTLQEARVGDTIFAGAEEYKHPIPGFQKVTPYVFAGVYPVDTEDYHQLKTDIEKLKMSDSSLTNENEASPALGHGFRCGFLGLLHMEIVKERLDREFNLDVILTSPQVTYQVMMPGDHSHDFKNTPLQLEQIGERTYTRLWIKNPENLPEPGTYEWIEEPIVKLEIIARSDMVGEMMKLAQEHRGIYKNQTYIDETRSILTYEIPMAEIITDFYDDLKSRSSGYASMSYEPIHYKRDDLIKLDILVNSERISAFSTIVHRSKAFYVGQELCEKLKKAIPKQLFSIPIQAAIGAKVIARETINAYRKDVTGYLYGGDVTRKNKLLDKQKKGKKKMKEFGKVSIPSATFIDILKK, encoded by the coding sequence ATGATACACCGCATGCAAATACGTAACTTCGGCATCATCGCTCATATCGACCATGGTAAATCCACCTTGGCTGATAGGATGCTCGAACTCACGGGGACAAAAGAAAAACGAGAGATGAAAAATGCACAAATGCTGGATACGATGGATATAGAGCAAGAGCGATGAATTACAATCAAACTCACTCCCGTCAGGATGGCATGGAAAGGATATGAACTCAACCTCATCGATACGCCATGACACGTGGATTTCCAGTATGAGGTCTCTCGAAGTCTTGCTTCGGTAGAATGAGTGGTGCTGGTCGTCGATGCCACACAGTGAATCGAAGCACAGACATTGTCAAATCTCTACATGGCTATCGAGCATAATCTCGTGATCATTCCAGTACTCAATAAAATCGACCTCCCAAGTGCGGATATCCCTCGTGTGACTCGTGAAATCATCTCTCTTATTGGTTGCAAAGAAGCGGATATTATCTGCGTCTCAGCAAAAGTAGGAACCAATGTCGACCAAGTCCTGGATGCCGTCATAGAGAGAATCCCCGAGCCACGAAAAATCAATAGAAACGCTGAGATTGTATCTTGCCCCCCTGTCAAGGGGGGTGCCGAAGGCGGGGGGTTAGACTTAGTTCCCGATTCCGTAAAGCTCGGACTTATCTTTGATTCTCAATATGACTCTTATCGAGGTGTCGTCATCTATATCAAGCTCTTCTCTGGTGAAATCAAACGTGGCGATCGCATCACACTGATGAGCACCGACACAGTCGTGGATATCCTCGAAGTCGGATGTTTTAAACCAGAATACTCCCCTCTCCCTTCGCTCAAATCAGGAGAAATCGGCTATATCGTCACAGGTATTAAGACGCTTCAGGAAGCACGAGTGGGAGACACGATATTTGCTGGGGCAGAGGAATATAAGCACCCCATTCCAGGATTTCAAAAAGTAACACCCTATGTCTTCGCAGGAGTGTATCCAGTAGACACAGAAGACTATCATCAACTCAAGACCGACATCGAGAAACTCAAGATGAGTGATAGTAGCTTGACCAATGAAAATGAAGCTTCCCCTGCCCTCTGACACGGTTTCCGTTGTGGATTTCTCGGACTGCTTCATATGGAGATAGTCAAGGAACGACTCGACCGAGAATTTAATCTCGATGTCATCCTCACCTCCCCACAAGTGACCTATCAAGTGATGATGCCTGGTGACCATAGCCATGACTTCAAAAATACCCCCCTGCAATTAGAGCAAATTGGTGAAAGAACCTACACTCGTCTCTGGATAAAAAATCCAGAAAATCTCCCAGAGCCAGGGACATATGAGTGGATAGAAGAACCGATTGTAAAACTCGAGATTATTGCTCGAAGTGATATGGTCGGAGAGATGATGAAGCTCGCACAAGAACATCGTGGTATCTACAAAAATCAGACCTATATCGATGAGACTCGTTCTATACTGACCTACGAGATACCGATGGCAGAAATAATCACCGATTTCTATGACGATCTCAAATCTCGCTCTTCTGGCTATGCGAGTATGAGCTACGAGCCCATCCATTACAAGCGAGATGATCTCATCAAGCTCGATATCCTCGTCAATAGTGAGAGAATCTCTGCGTTTTCTACGATTGTTCATCGAAGTAAAGCATTTTATGTCGGACAAGAACTCTGCGAAAAACTCAAAAAAGCGATTCCAAAACAGCTCTTCTCTATCCCTATCCAAGCCGCTATTGGAGCAAAAGTTATCGCTCGAGAAACTATCAATGCGTATCGAAAAGATGTGACAGGATATCTCTATGGTGGTGATGTCACACGAAAAAATAAACTCCTCGATAAACAAAAGAAAGGGAAGAAAAAAATGAAAGAATTCGGAAAAGTCTCTATCCCCAGTGCAACCTTTATTGATATTTTGAAGAAGTAG